The genomic region CAGGTCACGGTCGACGAGCTGGTGAAGGGCGTCAACATCGCCCTCGGCAATGCAACACTCGCTGACTGCCCGTCTTTCGATTCCAGCGCCGACGGCGAGGTCACCGTCGACGAGCTGGTGCAAGCCGTGAACGCCGCGCTGAATGGGTGTGAGTGAAATCCGTGAGGGGCGAGGCGGAAGGGGCAAAGGAGAGCGGTCAGCCGCTCAGCCGGCGGCTGACAACGAACGATGATGGGCTTCAGCGTCGCGAAGGGCACAACCATGCGTCGACACTAAACCCGCCAGAGCCTGAGGTGCCACATCCCAGGGAAGGGAAGGAAGCTAAGAAGCTGGCGCTGGTGCGTGCAGCCTTCGCCGAGACTTTGGCCGAACAGGTGCGCATGACTCGGGGTCGCTGTGGGTGGCTAGCCCTTCAACCTATGGAACTTTCATTCACAACACCTTGCCGGTGTAACCGGCGCACGGAAGAGGCTTGATGAGGATCAAGCCGCTCCAGGCGACGGCGAAGAGCGCGCCGCGCCTGAGCGCCAAGGCGTTGAACGGCTTGACGGCGGGCAACTTAACCGGTACAGAACCTGCGTACGGAGGATTTGCCATGGAAACGACCTACACTCAAGCTCGCGCCAAGTTTGCCGCTCTTTGCGATCACGCCGCGTCGACGCTCGAAGCCGTCGTGATCCATCGCCGCGGCGCGGAGGATGTAGCTCTGGTGTCCGCGGCCGAATTGCGTAGTCTCGAGCAGGCCCTTCACGAACTTCGCTCTCCACGCAATGCTGCTCGCCTGCTTACGGCTCTCGCGCGTGCGCGCTCACGTAAGACTAAGCCGCAAAGCGTGGCCGCGTTGCGGAAGGAATTTGGACTGGAGAAGGCAAAGTAGCCCGTGACCGCCACGCGTGCATCGGTGTTCGAGGTGGAGTTTCGGGAGGACCTCCGCCACTGGATCGATACGGAACGCCGTGTTGCGCTGCGGCTCATGGACATCGTGGAATCGGTCACGCGCGACCCCTTTCAAGGGATCGGAAAGCCCGAACCCCTCAAGCACTTGGGATCGGGCATCTGGTCGCGCCGCCTCACGCAGGAGCATCGTGTCATTTACCTTGTCGAGAAGGGGGCGATTCATTTTCTCAAGGCACGCTATCACTATTGAACGAAGGGTTGTTGCGCCGTGGGTGTGCCCGCATGCGCCCCTTGTTGCCCCGGCAGTTATAAGGATTGTAAGGCGATTATAGCCCGGCCCCTTACACACAACACGTGGGGAGCACCGTCGGTGATCGGCGGTTCAGTTCAACGGGGCCTGCTTGCCGAAGCCGCGGCGCAGGCAGGCCTTTCCGCCATCCGGCGGCAACCATCACACCGTCTCGCACGACGCCCCGTCGTGCCGGATAACGGAAAAACCCTTGGAAATGCGCCTGGTGGTCGCGCTGCCTTACGAAGGCGACCGCGAGCTTTGGAAGTGGAAGTTCCGGCCTTCGGTAGTCACTTGGTCGTCGGCAATCCCGCTCAAGCGCAGAAGTTAGCGAGACGCAGCATCGACTACGGCTCTCACACCCCGTAGCGCTCGAACGGACCGAAGAACCCGTACTCGTGCAATCCGTAGCCGGCGTGCTCGCCGAGATCGAAGCGCGCGGCCGAGTCGATCAGCCCCCAAAGCCGTCCGGCCTCTTCGATCACGTCGATCTCGACGCCTTGCACCACCAGCGGCCCCTGGTACATGCCGTGGCGCCAATCGATGTCGTAGCCGTAGCCGGTCCCGATGCCGACGTGGCAATCCACCAGCGGCGTCACTTTCACTTCGAGCGGACCGCCGGGGGCTTGCGGAAAGGAAAGCACGGAGCGCTCGACCACGGCGGTGCCGGGACGCAGCACGTGCGCGTGCTCGGGCCGGCCAAGGTCCTCCGGCGGGCGCGCCGGGTCATTCCAGATCCGGACACCTTCCTGCAACTCGCGCGCGCCGTTGTTGCGCTCGTGACACATGTACAGCAGCGAGAAGTCTTTGAACTGCATCGGGGCATAGTTCCACATGCCGTCGAGCGACGGCTCCGCTTGACGGATGCCGGGATGCTCCAGCTCGCCGACCGGGCGCACGCCCCACGAGCGGTCGCGTGTGCCCCACCAGTAGTCGGGCGTGACGGTGAACTTCTCGCCGGCGACGTGCAGCGTGCCGGTCCAGCAGCCGGTCTGGGCGAAGCGCATGGTGTCGAAGAGCACGCGGCCGTGGCGGCGGACGAACATGCGCGGCTCCTGGTACGCCGGAATCGCCCCCTCCCAGCGCAAATCGCACTCGATGCCGTGCTGGTTGGAGTCGATGATGAAGCGAACGGTCTTGAGGCCGGCGATCACCTCGATGCGAAACGGGCCGACGCTGGTGTCGCGGCGATCACCGAGCGCGCGCGAGGCACGCACGACGCGATGCTTGCGGCCGTGCCGCACCAGGGCGAAAGCGTCCTGCACGCCGAGATTGGGGTACTGGCCCATGCCCATGATCATGAAGATCTCGCCGGTGCAGTTGTGCAGGTTGAAGTAGTAGCGGTCGTAGAAATTGCGGTCGCTGGTGGCGACGTGCCGAATCGGCTCGGCAATCTGGTGCAAGGGGTAGTCATCCATTGACGAGAGCATCGCAAGCTCCTTCGAGTTATGTGGCTGAGGAAGATGTCCGCATTGCCGGCGCTCACAGCTCGCGGCCTCGCTTACACTGCCCCGAGCGCCCCCATCACCGTATCAAACTCCCAGTAAGCGCGCAGCGCAACCAGCTGGCCGGCGTCGTTGATGCGGTAGGTGAACACGCCCGGCACGCTGACAGTGATGCCCATCGGTGTCTTGGTCGTGATGGTGCCGACGTTGGCCACTTCGTTGCCGCAGGCGTACGAGCGCTCGATGTCGAACCTCAGCTCGTTGGGTCCGATGTTCATGTCCCAGAAGGCAGCCAAGGCGGCCTTGCCGCGATGGCCCTTACCCTCGGGGTCGAGCGGCGACGGGCCGATCGGATCCTCAATGATCGCGTCGTCGGCGAACAAAGCCAGCCATCTCTCCTTGGCGTTGGGCGGCTTCTTGGTGACCAGTTCCATCGACTGCTGCGAAGCGGCGCGGGCCGGGTGCTCTGTGCTCATCGACAACTCTCCCTCCTACGTGGCCACGCCGCCGGCGATCCGGCCGGGCAAAGTGTGAACAAGCGTTAGCCACGCAATCGCATCCCGCTCCTATACGATGCCGGGCCGCAAAGCCAGCCAAGGCAACCTCCCCTGATTCGGCGCTAAGATCCTCGCGAGCATTCCCCGCCTCGGCGCGAGCGTGCTATGGAAGGAGACGCATGGACCCGGCCCGCCGCCGCGCGACCTACGAGGATCTCATCCAGGTCCCCGATCACCTCGTCGCCGAGATCGTCGATGGCGATCTGTACGCGACGCCACGTCCGGCCTCGCCACATGCTCGCGCAAGCTCGGCGATTGGTCAGGACCTGGCCCCCTTCGATCGCCGGCCCGGAA from Deltaproteobacteria bacterium harbors:
- a CDS encoding Txe/YoeB family addiction module toxin, encoding MTATRASVFEVEFREDLRHWIDTERRVALRLMDIVESVTRDPFQGIGKPEPLKHLGSGIWSRRLTQEHRVIYLVEKGAIHFLKARYHY
- a CDS encoding nuclear transport factor 2 family protein, which codes for MSTEHPARAASQQSMELVTKKPPNAKERWLALFADDAIIEDPIGPSPLDPEGKGHRGKAALAAFWDMNIGPNELRFDIERSYACGNEVANVGTITTKTPMGITVSVPGVFTYRINDAGQLVALRAYWEFDTVMGALGAV
- a CDS encoding type II toxin-antitoxin system Phd/YefM family antitoxin codes for the protein METTYTQARAKFAALCDHAASTLEAVVIHRRGAEDVALVSAAELRSLEQALHELRSPRNAARLLTALARARSRKTKPQSVAALRKEFGLEKAK